In a single window of the Melioribacteraceae bacterium genome:
- a CDS encoding sugar MFS transporter, which yields MNLTPNANSEIKTSQIKNYKTAFLLMTSLFFIWGAIVSLNDILIPHLKSLFNMNYTETMLIQFCYFGAYFTMAIPASMVIGKIGYKNGIVLGLAIVGIGCLIFLPAAYAISYGLFLFGLFIMATGNVFLQVVGNPYVSILGAPETASSRLNFAQGINSLATTIAPLMGAYVILGEFENSADHAASVQGPYVGLAIFSILIAVVFAFIKLPSIAGNNNSVKKTEMSVLKYRQVRLGVIALALYVGAEVSIGSFIVSFLGEPNIAGLPEQTAAKYIPLYWGGLMVGRFIGAAILQKFSAQKVLVLASIAAFIFIAITILTEGPISMWAMLLTGLFNSIMWSNIFALSINGLGDLTIKASGVLVMAPVGGAILPLLQGVLADIPAIGLHYSFVLPLLCYLFIFYYGLSGYKPAKGETVNL from the coding sequence ATGAATTTAACACCAAATGCGAATTCAGAAATCAAGACCTCGCAAATTAAAAATTATAAAACTGCTTTTTTATTGATGACCTCCCTCTTCTTTATCTGGGGAGCAATTGTTTCCCTTAATGATATTTTAATTCCTCATCTTAAAAGTCTTTTTAATATGAATTATACCGAAACAATGCTCATCCAATTTTGTTATTTCGGGGCCTATTTTACTATGGCAATTCCGGCAAGTATGGTGATTGGGAAAATTGGTTACAAGAATGGTATTGTTCTAGGATTAGCGATAGTTGGAATAGGCTGTCTTATCTTTTTACCCGCGGCATATGCAATATCATACGGATTGTTCCTTTTCGGACTCTTTATTATGGCTACGGGTAATGTTTTTTTACAAGTAGTTGGCAATCCCTATGTCTCAATATTGGGTGCGCCGGAAACAGCGTCGAGTCGCTTAAATTTTGCCCAGGGAATTAATTCACTCGCCACAACAATTGCTCCACTGATGGGTGCTTATGTAATTTTAGGAGAGTTTGAAAATTCCGCAGATCATGCTGCTTCTGTTCAGGGCCCTTATGTTGGATTAGCAATCTTTTCAATATTAATTGCGGTTGTGTTCGCATTCATAAAACTCCCTTCAATAGCCGGTAACAATAATTCGGTAAAAAAAACAGAGATGAGTGTTTTAAAATACCGACAAGTAAGATTAGGTGTAATCGCGTTGGCCCTATATGTAGGTGCTGAGGTTTCAATTGGAAGTTTTATAGTAAGTTTTTTAGGAGAACCTAATATAGCGGGATTGCCAGAACAAACAGCTGCTAAATATATTCCATTGTATTGGGGTGGTTTAATGGTAGGCCGGTTTATTGGTGCTGCCATACTACAAAAATTTAGCGCTCAAAAAGTGCTGGTATTGGCGTCTATTGCCGCATTTATATTTATCGCTATTACAATTTTAACAGAGGGACCCATTTCTATGTGGGCAATGTTACTTACCGGTTTGTTTAATTCAATTATGTGGTCGAACATTTTTGCTCTGTCAATTAATGGGCTTGGTGATCTTACAATAAAAGCTTCAGGTGTTCTTGTGATGGCTCCGGTTGGAGGCGCAATTCTTCCTTTGCTGCAAGGGGTTTTAGCGGACATACCAGCAATTGGCTTGCATTATTCCTTTGTGCTGCCTCTTCTGTGCTACCTATTTATTTTTTATTACGGACTTAGCGGATATAAACCAGCGAAAGGCGAAACCGTGAATTTATGA
- a CDS encoding glycosyl hydrolase family 2, producing MIVKKLFYLFAFAFSLINAQNKLQLPAIIGSNMVLQQKSSAPIWGKGEPGSEIEIKCSWSYTTNTVTTKDSTWKTELLTPSAGGPYKIEIISKNNKIVLTNILIGEVWLCSGQSNMEMPLEGLSAKDSVLNSKYEILNANNPNIRLFTVTKIASLTPKSDCIGEWNECNSENVKNFSAVAYLFGKKLFEELNVPIGLIHSSWGGTAAEVWIEKKSLLQFKEFDDVLQNIEATVATRNQLFDWLKQFPSIEVKNYNRNDLWNKIDFNDAHLSLPDIDDSYWRKMVLPINWEKTDFREYNGFVWFRKKIELPKNWVGKDLTIELGAIDDYDVSYVNGKKIGEVNSLRSWKNNRVYTISKDINDSDILTIAVRVHDSGGVGGGIYGGGFRMRLILNNSEEEIPIDGEWKYLPTAELSEMKYYIFLNNIEELINRPTITFPLSQRTPTALFNGMIAPIIPYGIKGVIWYQGESNTPNPYLYEMLFPSLINNWRENWGYEFPFYFVQIAPYKHGGELGSQYLRDAQRKTLNMKNTGMAVTLDIGDSLNVHPANKTGVADRLALWALANQYGRNIVYSGPLYKSFQKNFNKIEISFDHVGCGIVLRENVIGNQFLISGEDKIFKPAQVLIEGDKLIVWSDEIPTPEAVRYAWENIVIPTLFNFEGLPASSFRTDSW from the coding sequence ATGATAGTGAAAAAATTGTTCTATTTATTCGCTTTCGCTTTCTCCTTGATAAATGCACAAAATAAACTGCAACTTCCCGCTATCATTGGCAGCAATATGGTGCTTCAGCAAAAATCGAGTGCACCCATTTGGGGCAAAGGTGAGCCCGGTTCAGAAATTGAAATTAAGTGCAGTTGGAGTTATACTACAAATACGGTTACCACGAAAGATTCTACTTGGAAAACTGAATTATTAACTCCTTCCGCTGGAGGACCATATAAAATTGAAATTATCAGCAAGAATAATAAAATAGTATTAACCAATATTTTAATTGGTGAAGTGTGGCTCTGCTCAGGGCAATCAAATATGGAAATGCCGCTGGAAGGCTTATCGGCTAAAGATTCGGTCTTAAATTCTAAATATGAAATCTTGAACGCTAATAATCCAAATATCCGTTTATTTACTGTCACAAAAATTGCTTCACTAACTCCTAAATCTGATTGTATCGGAGAATGGAATGAATGTAATTCGGAAAATGTAAAGAATTTTAGCGCAGTTGCCTATTTATTCGGGAAAAAATTGTTTGAAGAATTAAATGTTCCAATAGGACTTATTCATTCAAGCTGGGGTGGCACCGCTGCCGAAGTGTGGATTGAAAAAAAGTCATTGTTACAATTCAAAGAGTTTGACGATGTATTGCAGAACATTGAAGCAACAGTCGCTACTCGGAATCAATTGTTTGATTGGTTAAAGCAGTTCCCTTCAATTGAAGTTAAAAATTATAATCGTAATGATTTATGGAACAAAATAGATTTTAATGATGCTCATTTAAGTTTACCAGATATAGATGATTCATATTGGAGAAAAATGGTGCTCCCAATAAACTGGGAGAAGACAGATTTTAGAGAGTATAACGGTTTTGTTTGGTTTAGAAAAAAAATTGAATTACCCAAAAATTGGGTCGGAAAGGATTTAACAATTGAACTTGGGGCGATTGACGACTATGACGTTTCTTATGTTAATGGTAAAAAAATTGGTGAAGTAAATTCACTCCGAAGCTGGAAGAATAATCGTGTTTATACAATTTCAAAAGATATTAATGATTCTGATATCCTAACAATTGCAGTTCGTGTTCATGATTCAGGTGGTGTTGGTGGTGGAATTTATGGTGGTGGATTTAGAATGAGATTAATTCTCAATAATTCTGAAGAGGAAATACCTATTGATGGAGAATGGAAATATCTACCAACCGCAGAATTGTCTGAAATGAAGTATTATATTTTTCTAAATAATATTGAAGAGTTGATTAACAGACCCACAATTACTTTTCCTCTTTCTCAAAGGACTCCAACAGCTCTGTTTAATGGAATGATTGCACCAATTATTCCATATGGAATAAAGGGAGTGATTTGGTATCAAGGGGAATCTAACACACCAAATCCATATTTGTACGAAATGCTATTTCCTTCACTAATTAATAACTGGCGAGAAAACTGGGGATATGAATTCCCGTTTTATTTTGTTCAGATTGCCCCTTATAAGCATGGTGGGGAGTTGGGATCTCAATACTTGAGAGATGCCCAACGAAAAACATTGAATATGAAAAATACTGGAATGGCTGTAACTCTGGATATCGGTGATTCGTTGAATGTTCACCCGGCTAACAAAACTGGTGTCGCTGATAGACTAGCTCTGTGGGCGCTTGCTAATCAATATGGAAGAAATATTGTCTACTCAGGTCCACTTTACAAATCTTTTCAAAAGAACTTTAATAAAATTGAAATTTCATTTGACCATGTCGGCTGTGGGATAGTACTAAGAGAAAATGTAATAGGGAATCAATTCCTAATTTCAGGGGAAGATAAAATATTTAAACCGGCTCAAGTTCTAATTGAAGGAGACAAGCTGATTGTTTGGTCCGATGAAATACCAACTCCAGAAGCGGTAAGATACGCCTGGGAAAATATTGTAATACCAACACTTTTTAATTTTGAGGGGCTCCCCGCTTCTTCATTTAGAACGGACAGTTGGTAG